Proteins encoded within one genomic window of Gammaproteobacteria bacterium:
- a CDS encoding DUF177 domain-containing protein, whose product MLAERIGSAQLVELAAAGAGLADSFGGSKLPRVAALLAAGDDGHLDVSLRFRNGPEGFPVVEVSVTGALPLPCQRCLGAVRWPAELHAALTVVPDDASADDLADPFDSVMLDSDGALPLRSMVEDEILAMMPLALLHQEAEGCKPAAGIAAGPALQPAAGARFSRPFAGLGALIRDGGKDRK is encoded by the coding sequence ATGCTCGCTGAGCGCATTGGATCCGCACAGCTCGTCGAGCTGGCGGCGGCAGGCGCGGGCTTGGCCGACAGCTTCGGCGGCAGCAAGCTACCGCGCGTGGCTGCCTTGCTCGCGGCAGGCGACGACGGCCACCTCGATGTGTCGTTGCGGTTCCGGAATGGCCCGGAGGGCTTCCCTGTGGTGGAAGTCAGCGTGACTGGTGCGCTGCCATTGCCATGCCAGCGATGCCTGGGCGCGGTGCGCTGGCCGGCGGAACTGCACGCGGCCCTGACCGTGGTGCCGGACGATGCTTCGGCGGACGATCTGGCAGATCCGTTCGACAGCGTCATGCTGGACAGCGATGGGGCATTGCCGCTCCGGTCGATGGTCGAGGACGAGATCCTGGCGATGATGCCGCTGGCGCTACTGCATCAGGAGGCCGAGGGCTGCAAGCCAGCCGCTGGCATCGCTGCAGGGCCGGCACTGCAGCCCGCCGCGGGAGCCCGGTTCAGCCGGCCCTTTGCCGGCCTGGGTGCTCTGATCCGGGATGGCGGCAAGGACAGGAAATAG
- the rpmF gene encoding 50S ribosomal protein L32, which translates to MAVQKSRRTPSTRGMRRVHDRLEKPAVSVEPTTGETHRRHHVSPDGYYRGKKVIETAEESPE; encoded by the coding sequence ATGGCAGTTCAGAAGAGTCGCAGGACCCCGTCGACGCGCGGCATGCGCCGTGTGCATGACAGGCTGGAAAAGCCGGCGGTCTCGGTCGAGCCGACCACTGGCGAGACGCATCGCCGGCACCATGTCAGTCCCGATGGCTATTACCGCGGCAAGAAAGTCATCGAGACCGCGGAAGAATCGCCCGAGTAG